TAGGGGAGCGTCCCGGTAGTCCATGATCGGATCGGTGCGGGCGGCCAGCATGTGAAACGCGTGCCCACCCTCGTGGAGCAGGGTACGCAGGTCGCCGTCCATCCCCACCGCGTTCATGAAGATGAAGGGCACGCGCCGTTCGTGCATCGTGCTCTGGTAGCCTCCGGGCGCCTTGCCCTTCCGGCTATCCAAATCCAGCAGCGATGCGTTTCTCAGAAATCGGAACTGCTCCCCCAGTTCGGGGTCCACAAGCGCAAAGATCTGCTCCACCCCGGAGGTCAACTGCTCGGAGTTCTCAAACGGCCGAAGCGGCGGCCGGGATAGTGGATCCACATCGAGATCCCACGGCCGCAGCGCAGCAAGTCCCAGCGCCTGCCTCCGCTCGGAGCGCAATCGCCGGACGAGCGGCAGCACGGCCTCCTCGACGGCCTCGTGGAACCGCAGACAGTCCGCCGGGGTGTAGTCGAAGCGCTCGCGCTGCCGGAACGCGAACTCGCGGTAGTCGGCGCACCCGGCGTTCTGGGCGATCTGCACGCGCAGCGCCAGGAGCTGATCGAAGACGTCCTCCAGACGGTCGCGGTCCTCCAGGCGGCGCCGGGCCACGAGCTCCCAGGCCTCCTGGCGTACCGACCTGTCGGTCTCTTCAAGGTAGCGCGCCATCTGCTGCAGGGTGTGCTCCTTACCCTGGAAGACGACCGTCATCGCGCCGATGATCTTCTGGTACCGCTGCTTCAGCTTCGCCTCATCTGTCTCCAGCGGCACATTCTCGGGTCGGAACAGCGCCACGCGGTTGGAGATCAGGCGGTCCATCTGCGCATACCGCCCCGGCAGCGCCGCGCGGTGCGGCGATTGCAGATAGGCCTCGTCGAGGGCGTGTGAAAGCGGCTTCACCCGTGGCACGATCTGCTCGATGAAGAACAGATACGCCTGCTCGCGGGCCGGATCGTCGGTCTGGCAGGTCATCGCCACGTACCGACGGGCCCCCTCCTCTTGGATCGCGGAGCTCAGCTCGCTGGCATCCTCCAGCCATCGCTCCAACGAAGCGGGTGAGTCGGGACTCGCATCGAGCAGGCGCCGGAGTTGGGGCTCGATCTGCGCCCACTCACCCATGTCCGCGTCTTCTGGCACGAAGCGCCGGGGAAACGTCTGCTTTAGGTCCACCGCCGGTGCCATCACATCGCCTCCTGCTACCTTCGACCTACCCCTCAACCTTCACGACCTTGAGGAAGTTGGTCGTCCCCGGCTCTCCGATCGGGAGCCCGGCCGTGACGACGATCTGGTCGCCGGGTCTCGCGATGCCGAGCTCAACCGCGGCGCGTATGCCGCGCGCCACAAGCGCGTCTATCTCGCTGATCCGATCCACAAGCACCGGCCAGACGCCCCAGGTGAGCGAGAGCTGCCGCAGCGTCTCCGCGGTATGCGTTACCGCGACGATCGGACGCCGCGGACGCAGCCGTGACACCCGACGCGCGGTGCTGCCGGAGCCGGTCGCCGCAACTATGGCCGCTGCGCCGATCGCTTCCGCGGCCTGACAGGCCGCCAGCGCAATGGCCTCGCCCGTCTCTCCCACCCGTTCGCGCGCGTGCCGGTCCAGGAGCAACTCGTACGGCAGCGCTTCCTCTGCCCGCGCTGCGATGGAAGCCATCGTCGTAACGGCCCCCACCGGATGCCGTCCGATGGCGGTTTCACCGGAGAGCATCAACGCGTCGGTGCCATCGAACACCGCGTTGGCGACATCCGCGGCCTCGGCCCGCGTCGGCCGTGGGCGGACCACCATGCTCTCCAGCATCTGCGTGGCGGTGATCACCGGCTTCCCGTGCCTGTTGCACAGACCAATGATCGCCTTCTGGACGACGGGCACCTCCTCAATCGAGGTCTCCACCGCCAGATCTCCCCTGGCGATCATCACGCCGTCGGCCGCGGCAACGATCTCCTCGATCTGGTCGAGGGCACGCCGGCGCTCAATCTTGGCCACGAGCCGAATCGCCCGGCCGCGGCCCTCTATCCACCGTCGCGCCTGCTTGATGTCGTCCGCGCTCTCGATGAACGACAGGGCGGCGAAATCCACCCCGTGGGTGATTCCCCAGGCCAGGGCCAGCAGGTCGTCCTCTGTAACGGCCGGCATGCTCAGCGTGGCACCGGGCAGGTTCACGCCGGCGCGCTCGCGCAGCCGCCCCCCGAACTCGACCGTGCAGTGCACCCGGCCCGCGACCACGCCCCTAACCACCAGGTCCAGCTCCCCGTCCTGCATGAATACGTGCTGGCCAGGACGCACGTCGTCTGCCAGATGCGAGTAGTCCACGGGAATCGTGCCTCCGTCGGACGCGGTGCCCGCGGACAGAACAACCTGGTCGCCCGCGGCCAGATCAACCATACCGCCGGGCAGGTCCCCGACGCGGATCTTGGCTCCCGGCAGGTCCACCAGCACCCCCAGCGGCACGCCAATCTCGTCGGCGGCACGGCGCACCGACTCCAGGCGGTGTGCGTGCTCGTCGGGCGTGCCGTGGGAGAAGTTCAGGCGCACCACGTTTACGCCGGCCGCAATCATCCCCCGGAGGATCTCCGGTGACTGCGAGGCCGGCCCGAGCGTGGCCACGATCTTCGTTCGGCGGAGTAGGTTCATCGGTTGGAGTCCTCCCGAAGTATATCAACACTGCTGCCGCGGCAGAAGGCCCGCCCGCAGATCAGCTCGAAAAGAAGGACCATCTCCACATCGCAGGAGGCATCTCAGTGGTACTCCGCATCGTCGTGTTCGGCAGCGGCGCCGTGTTGATGGGTCTCGAGATCGTGGGTAGCCGGCTGATCGCACCGTTCTTTGGTAGTTCCGTCTTCGTGTGGGGCGGGTTGATCAGCATCTTCCTGGGCGCGTTGAGCCTGGGTTACTACCTGGGCGGCATGATGGCCGACCGGTGGCCCAGGCCCACCGTGCTCGCCGGGCTGCTCATGCTGGCAGGCCTGACGATATTGGCGCTTACTGTGACGGCACGCCCGGTTCTGCTGGCGTTCGACGCATGGGACCTGGGGCCGCGGCTCAACCCTATGCTTGCCTCGATCGTGCTCTTTGCGATCCCCAGCGTGCTGATGGGGATGACGTCACCGTTTGCGATCAAGCTCGTGGCAAGGGACCTCAACACCGTCGGCACCAGCGCGGGCGTGCTCTACGCGCTCTCGACGGCCGGCAGCATCGCCGGCACCGTGGGCACCGCCTTCTTCCTGATCCCGGCCATGGGGGTGCGGGCAATCCTCTACCTGCTGGGAGGCACGCTGCTGGCGCTGGCGGGCATGCTGGTCGCCGCGCACGAACGGCTGATCCGCCCTGCACTGGGAACGGCGGTGTTGATCCTCGTGCTCACTACCGCGCCCCCGCTCCAGGGGGCACCGATCAAGCTCCCGGTATCGCGCGTGCTCTACGAGAAGGACAGCGCCTACCACCAAATCAGCGTCATGGAGGACGGCCTCAACCGCTACCTCCGGTTCAACCGGTCGTTCCAGGGTGGGATGGTCCTGCGGGACCCGTTCGAGAGCCCGTTTCTGTACACGTCGTACGCGCACCTGGCCCACGTCTTCCATCCGGCAATCAGGCGCGTGCTGCTGATCGGGCTGGGCGCCGGCTCGATTCCTAAGCGGTTCACACGCGACTACGCCGACGTCAGCGTGGACAGCATTGAGCTCGACCCCGCGGTGGCGGACGTGGCCAAACGGTTCTTCGAGGTCAAGGAGGACGGGCGTCACCGGATCGTGATCCAGGACGGCCGCGTGTTCGTCCGCCGCAGCGAGGCGAAGTACGACCTGATCATCTTGGATGCCTACTTTGCCGAAGGCATCCCCTTCCACCTGGCCACCCTGGAGTTCCTTGAAACGATCCGCGGTCGGCTGGCGCCGGGCGGCATCGTTGTCTCCAACATAATCGGGGCGCTGGAAGGGCCGCAGAGCCGGTTGTTCCGGGCGCTGTACAAGACCTACGCCCGTGTCTTCCCCGGCCTCTACCCGTTCCCCACAGCGTTCGGCCTGGCCCGCAACCCCACCGAAACCCGCACGATCATCCTGGTGGCGGGCGCGCGGGCAGGGATGACCGGCGGGGAGATTCTCTCGATCGCGCGGCGCCTGCGCGCGGAGGGACGCGTGCGTCTGCCCCTTGACCGCTACGCAAGGGACTTCTATGAAAGTAAGGTGTCCACCGACGACGTCCCGGTTTTCACCGATGACTACGCGCCGGTGGACATCCTTCCCGTTTACGGCTGGGAGCCGGAGCGCACCAAGTAGCGACGCGCGGCCGCTCAGCTCGCCGCGTGTCGCGAGTTCCTCCGCTCGATTGCCTGGGCGTCCACCACGGCCACCGCGGCCACATCAATGATGCTGCTGACCTCCGCACCCCGGGGCAGCACGTGGACCGACTTGGCCATCCCCATGAGGATGGGGCCGATTACGGTGGCGCCGCCGATGTGCTGCATCAGCTTGTACGCAATGTTGGCCG
The nucleotide sequence above comes from bacterium. Encoded proteins:
- a CDS encoding M3 family oligoendopeptidase; protein product: MAPAVDLKQTFPRRFVPEDADMGEWAQIEPQLRRLLDASPDSPASLERWLEDASELSSAIQEEGARRYVAMTCQTDDPAREQAYLFFIEQIVPRVKPLSHALDEAYLQSPHRAALPGRYAQMDRLISNRVALFRPENVPLETDEAKLKQRYQKIIGAMTVVFQGKEHTLQQMARYLEETDRSVRQEAWELVARRRLEDRDRLEDVFDQLLALRVQIAQNAGCADYREFAFRQRERFDYTPADCLRFHEAVEEAVLPLVRRLRSERRQALGLAALRPWDLDVDPLSRPPLRPFENSEQLTSGVEQIFALVDPELGEQFRFLRNASLLDLDSRKGKAPGGYQSTMHERRVPFIFMNAVGMDGDLRTLLHEGGHAFHMLAARTDPIMDYRDAPLEFAEVASMGMEMLASPYLWVFYPAPEEARRAFREQLERTVLIFPWVATIDAFQHWIYTHPQHSREERRAEWARLLVRFAPEVDFGGCQGVADYLWHRQLHLFQVPFYYIEYGIAQMGALQVWLRARTDRPAAIRRYREALALGGSAPLPALFQAAGAEFDFSAHVLGPLMAALAEALDQTRQAG
- the pyk gene encoding pyruvate kinase — translated: MNLLRRTKIVATLGPASQSPEILRGMIAAGVNVVRLNFSHGTPDEHAHRLESVRRAADEIGVPLGVLVDLPGAKIRVGDLPGGMVDLAAGDQVVLSAGTASDGGTIPVDYSHLADDVRPGQHVFMQDGELDLVVRGVVAGRVHCTVEFGGRLRERAGVNLPGATLSMPAVTEDDLLALAWGITHGVDFAALSFIESADDIKQARRWIEGRGRAIRLVAKIERRRALDQIEEIVAAADGVMIARGDLAVETSIEEVPVVQKAIIGLCNRHGKPVITATQMLESMVVRPRPTRAEAADVANAVFDGTDALMLSGETAIGRHPVGAVTTMASIAARAEEALPYELLLDRHARERVGETGEAIALAACQAAEAIGAAAIVAATGSGSTARRVSRLRPRRPIVAVTHTAETLRQLSLTWGVWPVLVDRISEIDALVARGIRAAVELGIARPGDQIVVTAGLPIGEPGTTNFLKVVKVEG
- a CDS encoding fused MFS/spermidine synthase codes for the protein MVLRIVVFGSGAVLMGLEIVGSRLIAPFFGSSVFVWGGLISIFLGALSLGYYLGGMMADRWPRPTVLAGLLMLAGLTILALTVTARPVLLAFDAWDLGPRLNPMLASIVLFAIPSVLMGMTSPFAIKLVARDLNTVGTSAGVLYALSTAGSIAGTVGTAFFLIPAMGVRAILYLLGGTLLALAGMLVAAHERLIRPALGTAVLILVLTTAPPLQGAPIKLPVSRVLYEKDSAYHQISVMEDGLNRYLRFNRSFQGGMVLRDPFESPFLYTSYAHLAHVFHPAIRRVLLIGLGAGSIPKRFTRDYADVSVDSIELDPAVADVAKRFFEVKEDGRHRIVIQDGRVFVRRSEAKYDLIILDAYFAEGIPFHLATLEFLETIRGRLAPGGIVVSNIIGALEGPQSRLFRALYKTYARVFPGLYPFPTAFGLARNPTETRTIILVAGARAGMTGGEILSIARRLRAEGRVRLPLDRYARDFYESKVSTDDVPVFTDDYAPVDILPVYGWEPERTK